One window from the genome of Luteolibacter rhizosphaerae encodes:
- a CDS encoding VOC family protein, with protein MKVIEIAFSCYPVTDMARSIAFYEGVLGLTKTMDHEMEDGSGHWVEFDIGAGTLGLGKTPGWEPSPQGCTVGLEVEDFDTAVAKIKDAGATITMGPLETPVCHMLMISDPDGSPLIIHKRKG; from the coding sequence ATGAAAGTCATCGAGATCGCATTCTCCTGTTACCCCGTCACCGACATGGCTCGCTCCATTGCCTTCTATGAGGGCGTGCTCGGCCTGACCAAGACCATGGACCACGAGATGGAAGATGGCAGCGGTCACTGGGTCGAGTTCGACATCGGCGCCGGCACACTCGGCCTCGGCAAGACACCGGGCTGGGAGCCCAGCCCGCAGGGCTGCACCGTGGGCTTGGAAGTCGAAGACTTCGACACCGCCGTGGCGAAGATCAAAGACGCCGGTGCCACCATCACCATGGGCCCGCTCGAAACCCCGGTCTGCCACATGCTCATGATCTCGGATCCCGACGGCAGCCCGCTCATCATTCACAAGCGCAAGGGCTGA
- the sucD gene encoding succinate--CoA ligase subunit alpha, producing the protein MAILVDENTKLLVQGITGSFGAKHASLSLAYGTKLVAGVTPGKGGQKFEDVVPIFDTVAQAVNETGATASAIFVPPPFAADAILEAVDAGVELVVAITEGIPVMDMMRVKEAIKGSKSRLIGPNCPGLVTPGRGEKSHGGCRIGITPSQICKRGNVGVVSRSGTLTYEAVFQLTQLGYGQSTLVGIGGDPINGTSHLDVLQMFNEDPETEAIIMIGEIGGTAEVEAARWAKENCKKPIAGFIAGATAPPGRRMGHAGAIVGGEEDTAQAKKRILAECGIAVSETPSDMAKTLLERWGK; encoded by the coding sequence ATGGCCATCCTCGTTGACGAAAATACCAAGCTCCTCGTGCAGGGCATCACCGGCAGCTTCGGCGCCAAACACGCCTCGCTGTCCCTCGCCTATGGAACCAAGCTCGTGGCCGGTGTGACCCCGGGCAAAGGCGGCCAGAAGTTCGAGGATGTGGTGCCGATCTTCGACACCGTGGCTCAGGCCGTGAATGAAACCGGCGCAACAGCGTCCGCGATCTTCGTGCCGCCGCCCTTCGCTGCCGATGCGATCCTCGAGGCCGTGGATGCCGGTGTGGAGCTGGTCGTGGCGATCACCGAAGGCATCCCGGTAATGGACATGATGCGCGTGAAGGAAGCGATCAAGGGCTCCAAGTCCCGCCTGATCGGCCCGAACTGCCCCGGCTTGGTGACTCCCGGTCGCGGCGAAAAGTCTCACGGCGGCTGCCGCATCGGCATCACCCCGAGCCAGATCTGCAAGCGCGGCAATGTCGGCGTGGTTTCCCGCTCCGGCACCCTCACCTACGAGGCCGTGTTCCAACTCACCCAGCTCGGCTACGGCCAGAGCACGCTCGTCGGCATCGGCGGCGACCCGATCAATGGCACCAGCCACCTCGACGTGCTGCAGATGTTCAACGAGGACCCCGAGACCGAAGCGATCATCATGATCGGTGAGATCGGCGGCACCGCGGAAGTGGAAGCCGCTCGCTGGGCCAAGGAGAACTGCAAGAAGCCGATCGCCGGTTTCATCGCCGGTGCCACCGCTCCTCCGGGACGCCGCATGGGCCACGCCGGTGCGATCGTCGGCGGTGAGGAAGACACGGCGCAGGCCAAGAAGCGCATCCTCGCCGAGTGCGGCATCGCCGTCTCCGAAACCCCGAGCGACATGGCCAAGACCCTGCTCGAGCGCTGGGGCAAGTAA
- a CDS encoding malate:quinone oxidoreductase: MKRVDTFAEPDVVLIGGGIMSATLGVLLHQLDPSLKIQIVEALAEVAKESSNPWNNAGTGHAALCELNYTKENADGSVDISKALEINEAFELSKQFWAWLVAQGLLPDPGEFITRVPHMSFVHGKADQAFLRRRYETMSRHHFFAEMEYSEDRKIIGKWAPLLLDGRKGKEPLAATRAEGGTDVNFGALTQSLVDYLASREVVKIATHHPVRDIKRKRDGRWELTVRNMEKDINRTITAPFVFVGAGGASLPLLQKSKIEEGKGFGGFPVSGQFLVCDNPAVVKRHHAKVYGKAAVGAPPMSVPHLDTRVIDGKETLLFGPFAGFSPKFLKSGSLFDLPGSVRLSNIVPMLAVGKDNLDLTRYLIEQVMQSPEDRLDALKEFFPAAELDDWRLLTAGQRVQIIKQDANKGGVLQFGTEIVAAADGSIAALLGASPGASTAVDVMLDIIGKCFAKRLPEWKTRLQEMVPSYGKSLKEDAKLYQKVRSDADRVLGLQEA, from the coding sequence ATGAAACGCGTAGACACTTTCGCCGAGCCCGATGTCGTGCTGATCGGCGGCGGCATCATGAGCGCCACCCTCGGCGTGCTGCTGCATCAGCTCGACCCCAGCCTGAAGATCCAAATCGTGGAGGCCTTGGCGGAGGTCGCGAAGGAAAGCTCGAACCCTTGGAACAACGCCGGCACCGGTCACGCCGCGCTCTGCGAGTTGAACTACACGAAGGAGAACGCCGATGGCTCCGTGGACATCTCGAAGGCACTTGAGATCAACGAAGCCTTCGAGCTCTCCAAGCAGTTCTGGGCCTGGCTCGTCGCGCAGGGCCTGCTGCCCGATCCGGGCGAGTTCATCACCCGCGTCCCGCACATGAGCTTCGTGCACGGCAAGGCCGATCAAGCCTTCCTGCGCCGCCGTTACGAAACCATGAGCCGCCACCATTTCTTCGCGGAAATGGAATACAGCGAGGATCGCAAAATCATCGGCAAGTGGGCGCCTCTCCTCCTCGATGGCCGCAAGGGCAAGGAACCTCTCGCCGCTACCCGCGCCGAAGGCGGCACCGACGTCAACTTCGGCGCCCTCACCCAGAGCCTGGTCGATTACCTCGCCTCCCGCGAGGTCGTGAAGATCGCCACTCACCACCCGGTACGCGACATCAAGCGCAAGCGCGACGGCCGCTGGGAACTCACGGTGCGGAACATGGAGAAAGACATCAACCGCACCATCACCGCGCCCTTCGTTTTCGTCGGTGCCGGCGGCGCTTCCCTCCCCCTTCTCCAGAAGTCGAAGATCGAGGAAGGCAAGGGCTTCGGCGGCTTCCCCGTCAGCGGCCAGTTCCTCGTCTGCGACAACCCCGCCGTGGTGAAGCGCCACCATGCAAAGGTCTATGGCAAGGCTGCCGTCGGCGCGCCGCCCATGTCCGTGCCCCACCTCGACACCCGCGTGATCGATGGCAAGGAGACCCTGCTCTTCGGCCCCTTCGCCGGCTTCTCTCCGAAGTTCCTCAAGTCCGGCTCGCTCTTCGACCTTCCCGGTTCTGTCCGTCTCTCGAACATCGTGCCGATGCTCGCGGTGGGTAAGGACAACCTCGACCTGACCCGCTACCTCATCGAGCAAGTCATGCAGAGCCCCGAGGATCGCCTCGATGCTCTCAAGGAATTTTTCCCCGCCGCCGAACTCGACGACTGGCGCCTCCTGACCGCCGGCCAACGCGTCCAGATCATCAAGCAGGACGCGAACAAGGGCGGGGTGCTCCAGTTCGGCACCGAGATCGTCGCCGCTGCGGATGGTTCCATCGCCGCGCTGCTGGGTGCATCCCCCGGCGCCTCCACCGCCGTGGACGTCATGCTCGATATCATCGGCAAATGCTTCGCCAAGCGTCTGCCGGAATGGAAGACCCGCCTGCAAGAAATGGTGCCCTCCTACGGCAAGAGCCTGAAGGAAGATGCCAAGCTCTATCAGAAGGTTCGCTCGGACGCCGACCGCGTCCTCGGCCTCCAGGAAGCTTAA
- a CDS encoding DUF1802 family protein — protein sequence MANGFKEWQVVCDALASGRQSIILRKGGIHEGRAGFSFAEESFFLFPTRFHNQDQFVREGEVVAKPEWTIGETIRITHYCEALWAKTLTDWEQVAALEPYHIWTEETIRQRFDWEGKGMASGSIHVALVRVESLAAPWEFPYEAKYGGCRSWVKLPEPPEGTRAGAVPVTGDDEFSTLFAKLEEMLGN from the coding sequence ATGGCGAACGGCTTCAAGGAGTGGCAGGTGGTATGCGATGCGCTGGCGAGCGGTCGGCAATCGATCATCCTGCGCAAAGGCGGCATCCATGAAGGCCGCGCCGGATTCTCCTTCGCGGAGGAGTCGTTCTTTTTGTTCCCCACACGCTTCCACAATCAGGACCAGTTCGTGCGCGAGGGTGAGGTGGTGGCGAAGCCGGAGTGGACGATCGGCGAGACGATCCGGATCACGCATTACTGCGAGGCCCTTTGGGCGAAGACTTTGACGGACTGGGAACAGGTGGCGGCGCTGGAGCCCTACCACATCTGGACGGAGGAGACGATCCGGCAGCGCTTCGATTGGGAAGGGAAGGGGATGGCGAGCGGGAGCATCCACGTGGCGCTGGTGCGCGTGGAGTCGCTGGCGGCGCCGTGGGAGTTTCCCTACGAGGCGAAGTACGGCGGATGCCGTAGCTGGGTGAAGCTGCCCGAGCCGCCGGAAGGCACGCGCGCGGGAGCGGTGCCGGTGACCGGGGATGACGAGTTCTCGACGCTCTTCGCGAAGCTGGAGGAGATGCTGGGAAATTAA
- a CDS encoding prolyl oligopeptidase family serine peptidase, translating into MKALLLLLALAGLVSAEPERIPVWPGNEAPDGEGGSTPATTTLTLHRAEKPNGAAAIICPGGGYGALVTEGEGHGIARWLNTQGITGLVLEYRLPQGKRMVPLLDAQRAIRLARSHAKEWQIDPERLGIIGFSAGGHLASTAATRFDGGKAGDKDPVERFGSRPDFAILVYPVITMTELTHGGSRTNLLGPEPSKELMEEFSSDQRVTAQTPPTFLAHAKDDTAVVPRNSELFAAALKKHRVAVEYLELPDGGHGLNGYKGPSWDAWQAASLKWLDGLGMMKVKTAASSKVVAATDPQVLAGISPLNWIRTAEGIHSPVCGADFKLAFVGTKRVVLNVDTSRLNYPASARFPILAWSVNKGELQTHQLAAGEREIVLADGVANPVIDFYIKGLSPFEDRFHGEVPVNAVSITGFTVAAGCRVTVPPVAPLWLNLGDSILSGDGAAYAKDQGRPADDQWAASDDARASYGYLLAKHYGYRESRLAFGGYAWGGGGGNNPDVAGLVDRITSTSSRLTDGRLVPCPQVVLVNLGENGAPKSETVVAALGKLRERTSPQTKIVVMVPVSGRARNEVSGAVKSYVDGNKDAGVHLIDLGAVKFDTADGQHPTAAGHEAIYKAALPFFDKLLK; encoded by the coding sequence ATGAAAGCGCTGCTTCTCCTGCTGGCTCTGGCCGGCCTTGTCTCCGCAGAACCCGAGCGCATCCCGGTATGGCCGGGGAACGAGGCTCCGGACGGGGAAGGAGGAAGCACACCGGCGACGACGACCCTGACGCTGCATCGTGCGGAGAAGCCGAACGGGGCAGCGGCGATCATCTGTCCGGGTGGTGGCTATGGGGCCTTGGTGACGGAGGGCGAGGGCCACGGCATCGCGCGCTGGCTGAACACGCAGGGGATCACCGGGCTGGTGCTGGAGTATCGGCTGCCGCAGGGGAAGCGGATGGTACCGCTGCTGGATGCGCAGCGGGCGATCCGGCTGGCGAGATCGCATGCGAAGGAGTGGCAGATCGACCCGGAGCGGCTGGGGATCATCGGGTTCTCGGCGGGCGGGCACTTGGCGTCGACGGCGGCAACGCGATTCGACGGCGGGAAGGCGGGTGATAAGGATCCGGTGGAGCGCTTCGGCTCGCGGCCGGATTTTGCGATCCTGGTGTATCCGGTGATCACGATGACCGAGCTGACCCATGGGGGCTCGCGCACAAATCTGCTGGGGCCGGAGCCATCGAAGGAGCTGATGGAGGAGTTCTCAAGCGATCAGCGGGTGACGGCGCAGACGCCACCGACCTTCCTAGCGCATGCGAAGGACGACACGGCGGTGGTGCCGCGGAATAGCGAACTCTTCGCGGCGGCGCTAAAGAAGCATCGGGTGGCGGTGGAGTATCTGGAACTGCCGGACGGCGGTCATGGGCTGAACGGTTACAAGGGGCCATCCTGGGATGCGTGGCAGGCGGCATCCCTGAAGTGGCTGGATGGGCTGGGGATGATGAAGGTGAAGACGGCCGCGAGTTCCAAGGTGGTGGCGGCGACGGATCCGCAGGTGCTGGCGGGGATCTCGCCGCTGAACTGGATTCGCACGGCGGAGGGGATTCACTCGCCGGTGTGCGGGGCGGATTTCAAGCTGGCCTTCGTGGGGACGAAGCGGGTGGTGCTGAATGTGGATACGAGCCGCCTGAACTACCCGGCATCGGCGCGGTTTCCGATTCTGGCGTGGTCGGTGAACAAGGGGGAGCTGCAGACTCATCAGTTGGCGGCGGGCGAGCGCGAGATCGTGCTGGCGGATGGGGTGGCGAATCCGGTGATCGATTTCTACATCAAGGGGCTCTCTCCTTTTGAAGATCGCTTCCACGGCGAGGTGCCGGTGAATGCGGTGAGCATCACGGGATTCACGGTGGCCGCGGGGTGTCGGGTTACGGTTCCACCCGTGGCTCCGCTGTGGCTGAATCTGGGGGACTCGATCCTATCCGGCGACGGTGCGGCGTATGCGAAGGACCAAGGGCGTCCGGCGGATGACCAGTGGGCGGCCTCCGACGATGCGCGGGCGAGCTACGGGTATCTGCTGGCGAAGCACTATGGCTATCGTGAATCGCGGTTGGCCTTCGGCGGCTATGCGTGGGGTGGCGGTGGCGGGAACAATCCGGATGTGGCGGGTCTGGTCGACCGGATTACGAGCACCAGCTCGCGACTGACGGATGGCAGGCTGGTGCCGTGCCCGCAGGTGGTGCTGGTGAATCTAGGGGAGAACGGCGCGCCGAAGTCCGAAACGGTGGTGGCAGCGCTCGGCAAGCTGCGGGAGCGGACTTCCCCGCAGACGAAGATCGTGGTGATGGTGCCGGTATCCGGTCGTGCGCGGAATGAAGTGAGCGGGGCGGTGAAGAGCTATGTGGATGGCAACAAGGATGCAGGCGTGCATCTCATCGACCTGGGCGCGGTGAAGTTTGACACCGCCGACGGGCAGCATCCGACGGCGGCGGGACATGAAGCGATCTACAAGGCGGCGCTGCCTTTCTTCGACAAGCTGCTGAAGTAA
- a CDS encoding YraN family protein yields the protein MRGSDGNGVGSAEIGRRGERIAKAWLRAQGAKVLYRNFKAPRGGEVDIVARQGKLLLFTEVKTRRAGGMGRPLDAVNPDKQRLIERGANEWLRMLGRRDLPWRFDVIEVILTEGEKPLVHRVENAF from the coding sequence TTGAGGGGCTCTGACGGAAATGGAGTGGGCTCGGCGGAGATCGGACGGCGGGGCGAGAGAATCGCGAAGGCCTGGCTGCGGGCGCAGGGGGCGAAGGTGCTTTACCGGAACTTCAAGGCGCCGCGCGGCGGGGAGGTGGATATCGTGGCGCGGCAGGGAAAGCTGCTGCTTTTCACGGAGGTGAAGACGCGGCGGGCCGGCGGCATGGGGCGACCGCTGGATGCGGTGAATCCGGACAAGCAGCGGCTGATCGAGCGCGGGGCGAACGAATGGCTGCGGATGCTGGGCCGGCGCGACCTGCCGTGGCGCTTCGATGTGATCGAGGTGATTCTAACGGAAGGCGAGAAGCCGCTGGTGCACCGGGTGGAGAATGCGTTCTAG
- a CDS encoding ribonuclease HII yields MPDFSLEASLRARGLLVIAGVDEAGRGPLAGPVSAAAVILPPRWRCKGLDDSKKLTAKVREGLYAKITADERVHWCVAYAEVEEIDRINILKATHQAMIRAVQGLALEIQHCLIDGLRVPGFPWSHDGVVKGDSKSMSIAAASVLAKVSRDRLMLEMAAEFPDYGFESHMGYGTPRHLEALQRHGPCRIHRRSFQPVAQLALPLEGL; encoded by the coding sequence ATGCCCGACTTCTCGCTCGAAGCTTCTCTCCGCGCCCGCGGCCTTTTGGTGATCGCGGGTGTGGATGAAGCCGGGCGGGGTCCGCTGGCAGGGCCGGTATCGGCCGCCGCGGTGATCCTGCCGCCGCGCTGGCGCTGCAAGGGTCTGGATGATTCCAAGAAGCTGACCGCGAAAGTGCGGGAGGGGCTGTACGCGAAGATCACCGCGGACGAGCGCGTGCACTGGTGCGTGGCCTATGCCGAGGTGGAGGAAATCGACCGGATCAACATCCTGAAGGCGACCCACCAGGCGATGATCCGGGCGGTGCAGGGGCTGGCGCTCGAGATCCAGCACTGTCTGATCGACGGGCTGCGGGTGCCGGGCTTCCCCTGGTCCCACGACGGGGTGGTGAAGGGCGACTCGAAGTCGATGTCGATCGCGGCGGCGAGCGTGCTGGCGAAGGTATCCCGCGACCGGCTGATGCTGGAGATGGCGGCGGAATTCCCCGATTACGGCTTTGAGAGCCACATGGGCTATGGTACTCCGAGGCACCTCGAAGCGCTTCAACGCCATGGGCCTTGCCGCATTCATCGTCGCTCGTTTCAGCCCGTCGCTCAATTGGCGCTGCCGCTTGAGGGGCTCTGA